Proteins co-encoded in one Hymenobacter swuensis DY53 genomic window:
- a CDS encoding thioredoxin family protein — protein MSVTKATDADFQQLLQDNEKVVVKYYADWCGNCRLFSPKFKRLAEQNEGMAFLDVNAETSPEARKLASVTNLPFFAVFRNGELVDTVAASKEEAVASLISRLN, from the coding sequence ATGTCCGTTACGAAAGCCACCGACGCCGATTTTCAGCAACTACTGCAAGACAACGAGAAAGTAGTGGTGAAATACTACGCCGATTGGTGCGGCAACTGCCGCCTGTTTTCGCCCAAGTTTAAGCGCTTGGCCGAGCAGAACGAAGGCATGGCCTTCCTGGACGTAAACGCCGAAACCAGCCCCGAGGCCCGCAAACTGGCCAGCGTCACCAACCTGCCCTTCTTCGCTGTATTCCGCAACGGCGAGCTGGTGGATACCGTGGCCGCCAGCAAGGAGGAGGCCGTTGCCAGCCTGATTTCCCGCCTTAACTAA
- a CDS encoding T9SS type A sorting domain-containing protein produces the protein MKHSFLICGALVAAAPVVGQGLSNQGAILSIQSGAQVSVVGDVTVSSGGTIDNAGTLSLTGNWTNATTGGVLTPATGTVRLTGTAAQQIGGTTPTTFHSLDVSGATGPVQLATDVSVGTTSGVLTLGATQVQLNSRTVTLNNGAASALSQTTGRLVAETTPAAGYGRLVWVIGSNTGTYTVPMGTSTAPLTMTAAITAAGSSSGNLSFTTYPTPANNQPLPAGVSSLQGDANYALDRFWVITPANYTITPTSTLTLGYQDSEWNTSPNTITENRLRLQRWNGSNWEPSQGSVNPTANTLTSDLQNTYGTFASSDLNRPLPVTLVSFTAQAQAQNALLSWNTAQELNNKGFEVEVSLDGANFRRLGFVAGHGTTAAAQQYRYTDAGAARRGTLQYYRLRQLDMDGTATYSAVQTVAFALQPASIAAWPNPARDKYTILLTAARAQTVQLTMHDAVGRQVSQVVVPLQAGENQLPATFTETQPAGVYILSGMIDGQVVRTRIVRQ, from the coding sequence ATGAAGCACTCTTTCCTTATCTGTGGGGCCCTGGTGGCTGCCGCGCCAGTCGTGGGCCAGGGCTTATCCAACCAGGGTGCCATACTATCCATTCAGTCGGGCGCGCAGGTGTCGGTGGTGGGTGATGTGACCGTGAGCAGCGGCGGCACCATTGATAATGCGGGCACTCTGAGTCTGACTGGCAACTGGACCAACGCTACCACTGGCGGCGTGCTCACGCCGGCCACGGGCACCGTGCGGCTCACGGGCACCGCTGCCCAGCAGATTGGCGGCACCACGCCCACCACGTTTCACTCCCTGGATGTAAGCGGTGCCACCGGCCCGGTGCAGCTGGCCACCGATGTTTCGGTGGGCACTACGAGCGGCGTGCTGACGCTGGGCGCCACGCAGGTGCAGCTCAATTCCCGCACGGTTACGCTCAACAATGGCGCGGCTTCGGCCCTGAGCCAGACGACGGGCCGGCTGGTAGCCGAAACTACCCCGGCGGCCGGCTACGGTCGGCTGGTGTGGGTAATCGGCTCCAATACGGGCACCTACACGGTACCTATGGGCACCAGCACCGCCCCGCTCACCATGACGGCGGCCATTACGGCGGCTGGCAGCAGCAGCGGCAACCTGTCGTTCACTACCTACCCCACGCCGGCCAACAACCAGCCATTGCCTGCCGGGGTATCGTCGTTGCAGGGCGACGCCAACTATGCCCTCGACCGGTTCTGGGTTATCACGCCAGCCAACTACACCATCACGCCCACCTCTACGCTCACGCTGGGCTACCAAGACAGCGAGTGGAATACCAGCCCCAACACCATCACGGAAAACCGCCTGCGCCTCCAGCGCTGGAACGGCAGCAACTGGGAGCCCTCGCAGGGCAGCGTAAACCCCACGGCCAATACCCTCACCTCCGACCTGCAGAACACCTACGGCACCTTTGCATCCTCCGACCTCAACCGCCCGCTGCCGGTAACGCTGGTAAGCTTCACGGCCCAGGCGCAGGCCCAGAACGCCCTGCTCAGCTGGAATACGGCCCAGGAACTGAATAACAAGGGATTTGAGGTAGAAGTGAGCCTGGACGGAGCCAACTTCCGTCGGCTGGGCTTTGTAGCCGGGCACGGCACTACGGCCGCGGCCCAGCAGTACCGCTACACCGATGCGGGCGCCGCCCGGCGCGGCACACTGCAGTACTACCGTCTGCGCCAGCTGGATATGGATGGTACTGCTACGTACTCGGCAGTGCAAACAGTGGCCTTCGCGCTTCAGCCAGCGTCCATTGCTGCTTGGCCCAACCCAGCGCGCGATAAGTATACCATCCTATTGACGGCGGCCCGGGCCCAAACTGTGCAGTTGACCATGCATGATGCCGTTGGCCGTCAGGTAAGTCAGGTAGTAGTGCCACTGCAGGCCGGAGAAAACCAACTGCCCGCCACCTTCACCGAAACGCAGCCGGCGGGTGTATACATTCTGTCAGGGATGATAGATGGGCAAGTAGTTCGCACGCGGATAGTGCGGCAGTAA
- a CDS encoding phage tail protein → MPLRSTTPVGPTQPARRSLLKRLSGLVAGSFLAGPLQALLGRATPAAAGTLSGGDGVFVAEIITVPFNFAPKGYARCDGQLLPIFQNTALFSLLGTTYGGDGKSTFALPNLNGRVAVGAGQGQGLSLYDLGQTGGGETVELLGSELPAHSHTLDLTYSTELGTLASPENAYLASNGSGRAQYEATGTGSTASVFTGQAQPHNNLQPYLTLTFCIALQGIFPPRG, encoded by the coding sequence GTGCCACTACGTTCTACTACCCCTGTCGGCCCGACCCAGCCGGCCCGCCGGAGCCTGCTCAAGCGTTTGTCAGGCCTGGTGGCCGGCAGTTTCCTGGCCGGGCCGTTGCAGGCGCTGCTGGGCCGCGCCACCCCTGCCGCCGCCGGTACCCTCTCGGGCGGCGACGGGGTGTTTGTGGCGGAAATAATTACGGTGCCGTTCAACTTTGCCCCCAAAGGCTACGCCCGCTGCGACGGGCAACTACTGCCTATTTTCCAGAACACCGCGCTGTTTTCCCTGTTGGGCACTACCTACGGCGGGGACGGCAAATCCACGTTTGCGCTGCCCAACCTGAACGGCCGCGTGGCCGTGGGTGCCGGCCAAGGCCAGGGGCTGAGCCTTTATGATCTGGGCCAGACCGGCGGCGGCGAAACGGTTGAGCTGCTGGGCAGTGAGCTGCCCGCGCATAGCCACACGCTGGACCTCACTTACAGTACCGAGCTGGGCACGCTGGCCTCCCCCGAGAATGCCTATCTGGCCAGCAACGGCTCGGGCCGGGCGCAGTACGAGGCTACCGGCACCGGGTCTACGGCCAGTGTCTTTACGGGCCAGGCTCAGCCCCACAACAACCTGCAACCCTACCTCACGCTCACCTTCTGCATTGCCCTGCAGGGTATTTTTCCGCCACGCGGGTAA
- a CDS encoding phage tail protein, translating to MSFINTLPAADSSRRSWFKKLGAVLGGGLLLDKNQAATAGPLGVAETMGNTSFLSEIMLVSFNFAPRGWALCNGQLLAINQNQGLFSLLGTMYGGDGRTNFALPDLRGRVVVGDGAGFSLGQRGGAESHRLLANEIPPHVHGLKASTATGTTHLSGTSGPTVHNYLANSGGGVPQYGGDINTQLASSSAVNPPVNVSSAIGGSQAHENRQPYICLNYIICLQGIFPSQT from the coding sequence ATGTCTTTCATAAATACTTTGCCGGCGGCCGATTCCTCGCGCCGGAGCTGGTTTAAAAAGCTGGGCGCGGTGCTGGGCGGTGGCCTGTTGCTTGACAAAAACCAGGCTGCCACCGCCGGCCCGCTGGGCGTGGCCGAAACGATGGGCAATACGTCGTTTCTGTCGGAAATCATGCTGGTTTCCTTCAATTTCGCCCCCAGAGGCTGGGCCCTGTGCAACGGCCAGCTGCTGGCCATCAACCAGAACCAGGGGTTATTTTCCCTGCTGGGTACCATGTACGGCGGGGATGGACGAACGAATTTCGCCCTACCCGACCTGCGGGGGCGCGTGGTGGTAGGTGACGGGGCCGGCTTTTCGCTGGGTCAGCGTGGCGGGGCGGAATCTCACCGGCTGCTGGCCAATGAGATTCCGCCCCACGTGCACGGCCTCAAAGCCAGTACCGCCACGGGTACCACCCACCTCTCGGGTACCTCGGGGCCGACGGTGCACAACTACCTGGCCAACAGCGGAGGCGGCGTGCCCCAGTACGGTGGCGATATCAACACCCAACTGGCCAGCTCATCGGCGGTAAACCCGCCCGTTAACGTGTCCAGCGCCATTGGGGGCAGCCAGGCCCACGAAAACCGCCAGCCGTACATCTGCCTCAACTACATCATCTGCCTGCAAGGCATTTTTCCTTCCCAGACCTAG
- a CDS encoding phage tail protein: MADFSSSASGSTAGRRSLRQRLQRWLRPGAAAQPRQLVSMRPNSSQPFVGEIAIFAGNFAPAGWMFCHGQLLPISEYETLFQLIGTTYGGDGQETFALPNLQSRVPVHMGSGPGLSNYQLAEAAGVESVSLSTQQIPSHTHAVGASASPGTSASPLGYVPADSGSGSAQYTQSTASLVKQPTQPLGVVGGSQPHENMQPYLVVNYIISLYGTFPSPT, encoded by the coding sequence ATGGCTGACTTTTCCTCTTCGGCATCCGGCTCCACGGCCGGGCGCCGCTCTTTGCGCCAGCGCCTGCAACGCTGGCTGCGGCCCGGCGCAGCGGCCCAGCCCCGGCAGCTGGTATCCATGCGCCCCAACAGCTCGCAGCCATTTGTGGGCGAAATAGCCATTTTCGCCGGCAACTTCGCCCCGGCCGGCTGGATGTTCTGTCACGGCCAGCTGCTGCCTATTTCAGAATACGAGACACTATTCCAGCTGATCGGGACCACCTACGGCGGCGACGGACAGGAGACGTTTGCCCTGCCCAACCTGCAAAGCCGGGTGCCGGTGCATATGGGTAGTGGACCGGGGTTAAGCAATTATCAACTGGCAGAAGCGGCGGGAGTAGAATCTGTCTCTCTCTCCACCCAGCAGATTCCTTCGCACACGCATGCGGTGGGTGCCAGCGCGTCACCCGGAACATCGGCCTCCCCGCTGGGCTACGTGCCGGCTGACAGCGGCTCCGGCTCGGCCCAGTACACGCAGTCAACGGCCAGCCTCGTAAAACAGCCCACCCAGCCACTGGGCGTGGTGGGTGGCAGTCAGCCCCACGAGAACATGCAGCCCTACTTGGTGGTGAACTACATCATCTCGCTGTACGGGACGTTTCCCTCTCCTACCTAA
- a CDS encoding arylesterase yields MHTLLFFGDSLTAGYQLRASESFPARIQEKIDAAGLAYKAYNYGVSGETTAGGRQRIGSVLARFKQLDVFVLELGANDGLRGIPVRETTQNLQFILDAVRRAYPEARVVLVGLEFPFDLGPLATLGGGRLGHYAQEFNALFRQLAEKNQVDFVPFLLHGVMGQRHLNLSDGVHPNAEGQKILAQNVWQVLQGVLGAN; encoded by the coding sequence ATGCACACCCTCCTCTTCTTCGGCGACTCGCTCACGGCCGGTTATCAGCTCCGCGCCAGTGAATCTTTTCCGGCCCGTATTCAGGAAAAAATTGACGCCGCTGGCCTCGCCTACAAAGCTTACAACTACGGCGTCAGCGGCGAAACCACCGCCGGGGGCCGCCAGCGCATCGGCTCCGTCCTGGCGCGTTTCAAGCAACTCGATGTGTTTGTGCTGGAGTTGGGGGCCAACGACGGCCTGCGCGGCATTCCCGTCCGCGAAACCACCCAGAACCTGCAGTTCATCCTCGATGCGGTCCGCCGCGCCTACCCCGAGGCCCGGGTGGTGCTGGTGGGCCTGGAGTTTCCCTTTGATTTGGGGCCACTGGCCACGCTGGGCGGCGGCCGGCTGGGGCACTACGCCCAGGAGTTCAACGCGTTGTTCCGGCAGCTGGCGGAGAAAAACCAGGTCGATTTCGTGCCCTTCCTGCTACACGGCGTGATGGGCCAGCGCCACCTCAACCTCTCCGACGGCGTACACCCCAACGCCGAGGGCCAGAAAATCCTGGCCCAGAACGTGTGGCAGGTGTTGCAGGGAGTTCTGGGAGCAAACTAA
- the glgP gene encoding alpha-glucan family phosphorylase: MAFEFNPYTPAPEFSTPAAYFSMEFALDQALKTYSGGLGFLAGSHMRSVYELKQNLVGISILWSFGYYDQGRNEDQSMRADFRLKHYSFLQDTGLVFPITIHNAQVLVKALYLAPDTFGTAPMFFLTTDIPENDYLSRTISHHLYDADTAARVAQSILLGVGGGKLLDMLGRHTEVYHLNEGHGLPLAFYLYDKHGRNLEEVKKRLVFTTHTPELAGNEEHPIKLLHDMSFFGNVPLEEVRRLGLVENERLNYTLTALRFSRISNGVSKVHGEVANEMWGTNAGICPIIAITNSQNGTYWRDKALHEALVANDDVALKARKHELKKQLFDIVADQTGTLLDPEVLTVVWARRFAGYKRADLILRHFERFLDIVNNADRPVQVIWAGKPYPKDFGAVALFNSIIEKTKNLANCAVLTGYELGLSAALKKGSDIWLNTPRYPREASGTSGMTAAMNASASLSIADGWIPEFVRHGENGFIIEHTDINQPDEVKDNLEATNVLDVLENEIVPLYYGQPEKFLELVKTGMREVEPEFESHRMATEYYQRMYDAK, from the coding sequence ATGGCATTCGAGTTTAACCCCTATACCCCCGCCCCCGAGTTCAGTACCCCGGCCGCGTATTTCTCCATGGAATTTGCCCTGGATCAGGCCCTGAAAACATACTCTGGCGGCCTCGGCTTTCTGGCCGGCTCGCACATGCGCTCCGTGTATGAGCTCAAGCAAAACCTGGTCGGCATCAGCATTCTGTGGTCATTCGGCTACTACGACCAGGGCCGCAACGAAGACCAGAGCATGCGCGCCGATTTCCGCCTGAAGCACTACAGCTTTCTGCAGGATACTGGCCTGGTGTTCCCCATCACCATCCACAACGCGCAGGTGCTGGTGAAGGCTCTGTACCTGGCCCCCGACACGTTCGGCACGGCCCCGATGTTCTTCCTCACCACGGACATTCCCGAAAACGACTACCTCTCGCGCACCATCTCCCACCACCTCTACGACGCCGACACTGCCGCCCGCGTGGCCCAGAGCATTCTGCTGGGCGTGGGCGGTGGCAAGCTGCTCGATATGCTGGGCCGTCACACGGAGGTATACCACCTCAACGAGGGCCACGGTCTGCCCCTGGCGTTCTACCTCTACGACAAGCACGGCCGCAACCTGGAGGAGGTGAAGAAGCGTCTGGTGTTCACCACCCACACGCCCGAGCTGGCCGGTAACGAGGAGCACCCCATCAAGCTGCTGCACGACATGTCGTTCTTCGGCAACGTGCCGCTGGAGGAAGTGCGCCGCCTGGGCCTGGTGGAGAATGAGCGCCTGAACTACACGCTCACCGCCCTGCGCTTCTCGCGCATCAGCAACGGCGTGAGCAAGGTGCACGGTGAGGTGGCCAACGAAATGTGGGGCACCAATGCGGGCATCTGCCCCATCATTGCCATCACCAACTCCCAGAACGGCACCTACTGGCGCGACAAAGCCCTGCACGAAGCCCTGGTAGCCAACGATGACGTGGCCCTGAAAGCCCGCAAGCATGAGCTGAAAAAGCAGCTGTTCGACATCGTGGCCGACCAGACCGGTACTCTGCTCGACCCCGAAGTGCTGACCGTGGTGTGGGCCCGCCGCTTTGCCGGCTACAAGCGCGCCGACCTGATTCTGCGCCACTTCGAGCGGTTCCTGGACATCGTGAACAACGCCGACCGGCCGGTGCAGGTTATCTGGGCCGGTAAACCGTACCCGAAAGATTTTGGCGCGGTGGCCCTGTTCAACAGCATCATCGAGAAGACGAAGAACCTGGCCAACTGCGCCGTACTCACGGGCTACGAGCTGGGTTTGTCGGCGGCTCTCAAGAAGGGTTCCGATATCTGGCTGAACACGCCGCGCTACCCCCGCGAGGCCTCCGGTACCTCGGGCATGACGGCCGCCATGAACGCCTCGGCCAGCCTGAGCATTGCCGATGGCTGGATTCCGGAGTTCGTGCGCCACGGCGAAAACGGCTTCATCATCGAGCACACCGACATCAACCAGCCCGATGAGGTGAAGGACAACCTCGAAGCCACCAACGTGCTCGACGTGCTTGAAAACGAAATCGTGCCCCTGTACTACGGCCAGCCCGAGAAGTTCCTGGAGCTGGTGAAAACCGGCATGCGCGAGGTAGAGCCCGAGTTCGAGTCGCACCGCATGGCCACCGAGTACTACCAGCGCATGTACGACGCCAAGTAA